The segment GATGGCCCCTTATCGGCGCCCGGCCCCCGCACGCGGATCCGTCCTGCGCAGCAGCTCGCTCGCAAGGACGAGGTCGGTCTCGATCGTGACCTTCAGATTGCGTCCGAGCGACGAAACGATGCGAACCGGCGTTCCGGCCGCTTCGACCAGCGACGCGTCGTCGGTGTAGAGCTCGCCCGATCGCGTCGCGCGCGCGTGGGAGCTCGCAAGCAGCTCGCGAGAGAAAGCCTGGGGAGTCTCGACGAGCCACAGCGTCGCCCGGTCGATTGCGACCGTGCCGCCGCCGCCGGTTTCCTGGCGCACGCTGTCGCAGGGGCGCGACGCTGCCGTCGCCGCGCCGGCCGCGTGCGCCGCTTCCAGCACCTGGGCCACCGTCAGGGGATCGACGAGCGGCCGTGCCGCATCATGGACGCAAACGATCTCGCAGCGCGGGTCGACGGCTGCGACCCCGATGGCCACCGATTCCTGCCTGGTGCGACCGCCGGCAAGCACGCGCAAGGTGCCGAGCGACTGCGGAAGGCCGCCGAGCGCCTCGCGGAATCGCTCGATGGCCTCGGGCGGCGCCATCACGATCGTTTCAAGAAACGACGTCGCTGCTGCCAGGCGCTCGAGCGTGCGCACGAGCAGTGCCGAGCCGCCGACATCGACGAGGGCTTTTGGAACATCGCGGCCGAGGCGAGATCCGCTACCGGCCGCGGGAATGAGCAGCGTGACGTCCACGCGCCAACCATAGCAGCGAATCCGCGCCGATTTCACACGATCGGGGATGCGGGGATTTTCCAGCGGCCCCCGAAGCCGTGCCACTCGGACGCCCGCGACGACACCGGCTGCGCCGGGTGGCTGCGCCCGGGCAGGCACGCCCGGCCGCGCGCGCGACGGAATTCGTCCGCGGCGCGCGGCCTTGCGAAACGGCCCGCGCCGTCGCGTTCGAGCGCGCCGTGAGAAAGCACTCGCACGGCCCCGACCGGGAGCCCGCGAGTGCGCACAAAAGCGCACGGTATTGCAAGCATCGATTTGCACTTCCAACGTTGCAGCGAACGCCGCTGTGACAGTCGGGGGAAAGCGACAACACGGAGGCGAGTCGAGCCGATTCGTCGTCGGCGTCGCCCCCGCGACGCCTGCGCGCGAAACGTCGGCTCGCAGGAGGTCGACCGATGTTGCCCGAACCCACCGCGCTTTCCCGGACCCGCGTCCGCGTTTCTACCCCGCTGCGGCAGTTGCAGATCTTTCCCCCTGCGCTGCGTGTCGCACTATCTGCGGCGCTGCTCGTTGCGCTCGTTCCTGCCCGGGCACTGGCGCTTTCGTGTCTCGAAGATCGCATCGGCGAGCCGGTCAACTGCACGGCCAACGACGTGCGCATCACCGATTTCCACGACATCGTCGTCACGGACGACGGTTGCGCGTTCGCAGGCGACACCGTGACGTTCAACGCCGTGTTGACCGTCGTCACGACGGCCACGCAGCGCTACGACATCGGGCTCTTCATCGGAGAAGACGGAAGACAGGCTCTCACCGGCGATTGTCGCGTGCGCGTGCTGCCGACGTCGCCTCCTCCGTTCGTCGATCTCGACGGAGACACCTGCGGCGACACGACTTCGTCGGCAACGCTGGAGCTGCCGGTCAAGAACATCACGGTCAACTGCGTAGACTCCGACGGCGACCACAACCTCGACGTCGCGTTCTGCACGAGCTGGGAGCAGAACGCGAATTCGACGTGCACCGGCCCAGGCGACGTGATGGCCGGCACCCCGTCCAAATGCAACTGCCCCGTGCTGCCGACCAACATCCCGATTTTCGTGCCCGAACCCGTCTGCACGGATGCAACCTGCGACGACGGCCTGTTCTGCAACGGCAGGGAAGTCTGCGACCCGACGACGGGTTGCGTGCCCGGCACGCCGCCCGACTGCGACGACGGCGTCGCCTGCACCACCGACAGCTGCAGCGAGTCGCTCAAGCAGTGCGTGCACCAGGGCGACAATACGCGGTGCGACGACGGCGTCGCATGCACCGTGGACACCTGCAGCGCGTCCGGCTGCTCGCACCGGCCCGATAACTCGCTGTGCGACGACGGCAAGTTCTGCGACGGAGCCGAAACCTGCAGCCCGACCGCCGGCTGCCGTTCCGGCACTCCGCCCAACTGCGCCGATACCATCGCGTGCACGATCGATACCTGCAGCGAGGCGAACAAGCGCTGCGAACACACGCCGAACGACTCGCTTTGCATGGACACGGACATCTGCACCGACGACCACTGCGACCCGGCTCACGGTTGCGTGCACACCGACAACTCCGCGCCTTGCGACGATCACAACGTCTGCACGGCCAACGACCACTGCGCCGACGACGAATGCGTGCCCGGCGGCACCGTCTGCGGTGACGGCATCGTCGAGACCCAGTGCGGCGAGATCTGCGATCCGGGCAAGGGCGAGATCTGCGACAACGGCATCGACGACGACGGCGACGGGCTGATCGACTGCGCCGACCCGGACTGCACCAATCCGACCTCCCCTCCCTGCGATGAAAACTGCCAGCCGATTCCGCCGTGCTCGCCGATCCTCAGCGACCCGTCGATCCTGTACCCGAGCATCGACGGCAGCGGCGAAGCGCTCGCGGCAGACGGCAGCGGAGGAGGCTATTTCCAGTTCCACGGCCGCTTCGTACCGGCCGCCGGCATCGATCCGATGGCCGACGGCTTCGTGCTGACCCTCGTCAATGCGAACGGAGAGATCTGGCGCGGCCAGGTCCTGCCGGGAGACCTTCGCAGCGACCCGGGCCGCAACCGCTTCTGGCTGAATTCGACGGTGGCGTCCTCGTCGGCGTCCTCCGGCGGAATCGCCGCACTGCACATCCGCAAGCGCCAGGACCAGGGCGTGACCGACTACGGGATCCGCGCGAGGGCTTACGGCGACTTCTCGCGCGCGACGCTCGCGCAGATGACGACGCAGGTCTACGTCGGCAGCAACGTCGGCTACGTCACGGCGATGTGGACACGCCACAGCGACCGCTGGACGCTGTTCCAGCGCGACCTGCGTCGCTGAGCGCCGGCGGCATGAAAAAAGGCCGGATGCCTGGGGCATCCGGCCTTTTTCACGAAGCATCGGGGTCGGGCACTGGCGCGGCGCCTCGCAATGACGGGCCGGAGGACGGGCGCTGGAGCCCGCCCCCGACACCGGGTGCGAAGGCTCAGTGGCCGAAGATCGTCTTCAGCTCCTCCATGATGTTCTCTTCGGTGTTCGACTTGGCGATCGCGAGCTCCTTGACGAGCAGGTTGCGCGCGGTGTCGAGCATCTTGCGCTCGCCGAACGACAGCTCCTTGTCGCCCTTGAGCATGAACAGGTCACGGAGCACTTCGGCGATCTCGAGCACGGAGCCGGTCTTGATCTTCTCGGTGTACTCGCGATAGCGGCGGTTCCACGTGGCCTGGTCGACGGTGACGCGCTTTTCGCGCAGCACCTTGTAGACCTTGGTGACCATGTCCTTGCCGATCACGCGGCGCAGGCCCACCGACTTGCACTTGCCCGTCGGAATCAGGATCTTCATGTCGGAGTCGAGGATGCGTAGCGAGTAGAAGATCGCGCTGGCGCCCGAAACCGTGCGAGTCTCCACTTCCTCGATGACCCCCACGCCATGGGCGGGGTACACGACCTTGTCTCCAACCTTGTATTCCAAAGAAGCCTCCTGAAATCGGGCACACGCGAAAGCTCGGGAAGTTTAGCTGCGCTTACTTACCGGGTCAATCTTGCGTCTGTGCGAGCCGGTTTTCGCGCGTTTTGCGTCAGCAGCCGCAATGCCTCGGCCGGCGCTGCGCGTGCGGTGCATGCGTCCCGCGCGCCGCACACTCGCCGCCAGACTCGCTGAGAAGAAGCTCGCCGCGCCGCAGCCGGCGCGTTCAGGCGTTCAAGGTGCCGATGATCGAAGTAACGGAGGATTCGCCGAGGCCGGCGACGACGTCGCCGATTTCCCGCGCAATGCGCGCCACCGCGTCGGGGTCGTAGAGCGACGCCGTTCCGACCTCGACCGCACGCGCGCCCGCCATGAGGAACTCGACGGCGTCGCGTCCGCTGCGGATGCCACCGGCGCCGACGACCGGAATGCCGACGGCCCTGGCGGTCTGCCACACCATGTAGAGAGCGACGGGCTTGATCGCCGGACCGGAGAGCCCTCCGCTGCCGTTGGCGAGGCTCGGCCGCCGCGTCTCGATGTCGATCGCAAGTCCCCTCAGCGTGTTGATCAGCGTCAGCGCATCGGCGCCTTCGCCCTCGGCGACGCGCGCGATCTCGGTGATGTCGGTGACGTTCGGCGAAAGCTTGACCCACAATGGACGACGCGTGCGACGGCGCACGGCCGAAATCACCTCTGCCGTCGTCTTCGGATCGGCCGCCAGCACTCCTCCCCATTCGTGCTTGTGGGGACACGAAAGATTGAGCTCGAGCGCGTCGATGCCGTCGGCAGACCCGAGCACGTCGACGACGCGCTCGAAATCGGCCGTGGTGTTGCCCCAGCAGTTGGCGATGACGCGGGGCCCGAGCGTGCGAAGCTTCGGGAGCTTGTCGCGAAGAAACGCGGCGGCGCCGATGTTCTGCAGGCCGATCGCGTTGAGCATGCCCCCCGGCGTCTCGACCATGCGCGGCGAGGCATGCCCTTTGGAAGGCTCGGCCGACAGGCCCTTGACCGACACGGCGCCGATCAGCGGCCACTCGACCAGCCCGTCGTACTCGATCCCATAGCCGAAGGTGCCCGATGCGGCGATGACCGCCGTGGCCAGCTCCAGCGCACCGACCTTCGTCGAAAGATCGACGGTCAATTCATCACCATCGCGATCACCATCGCGGGCACGATCGCGATCACCATCGATAGAGCGCGGATGCCCACGTGAAGCCGGCACCGAAGGCGGCAAGGCACACGAGATCGCCTTCGCGGATGCGTCCCGCTTCCAGGGTCTCGCTGAGCAGGATGGGAATCGTCGCGGCAGTGGTGTTGCCGTAGCGATCGATGTTGTTGACCATGCGGTCGTCGCCGAAGCCGAGGCCCATCGCGACGAGCTGGTTGATGCGCAGGTTGGCCTGGTGGGGAATGACGATCGAAATGTCCTCCTTCGTCTTGCCGACGGCCGCGAGCGCTTCTTCGATCGACTCGGTCATGCGCGTGATCGCGTGGCGGAACACGAACTTGCCGTCCATCTGCGGCCATCCGTAGATGTCGGCAGGAGTCCAGTCCTTGGCCAGGCGCGGCTTGTGCAACGATCCCGGTCCGAGAAGGCAGAGCTTCTCGGCGAAGCTGCCTTCGCAGTGCAGGTTGATCGTCAGAAGGCCGCGGTCCGGCGAAGGCGAAGGTCCTACCACCACGGCGCCGGCGCCGTCGCCGAACAGCACGGTCACGTGGCGGCTGCGATCGGCGAACTCGAGGCCGCTCGAGTGCACTTCGCTGCCGATCACCAGCACGTACCGCGCGCCGCCGGTGCGCACGTACTGGTCGGCGATCGAGAGCATGTAGAGAAAGCCCGAGCACTGGTTGCGCACGTCGAAGGCAGGGCGGCCCGCCAGGCCGAGCCTCTGCTGGACGAATGCGGCGTTGCCGGGGAAATCGACGTCCGGACTGAGCGAGCCGCACAGGATCAGGTCGATGTCGCCGACCTCGATGCCGGCGCGAGCGATCGCGGTGCGCGCGGCTTTTTCGGCCAGCGGCGCGCTGCCCTGGTCGTCGTCCACGTAGTGGCGTTCGCGGATGCCGCTGCGCTGCTGGATCCACGCATCGTTGGTGTCGAGGATCTGCGAGAGCTCGTCGTTGGTCACGACGGTCTTCGGCACCTCGAATCCCGCTGCAAGAATGTGCGAACGCGCGGCAGGCTGGCTGGTGGTGCTCACGGTACCCTCACGACGGCCGAGCCCCAGCTCGCGCCGGATCCGGACGTCACCATTGCGACCATGTCGCCGCTGCGCAAGTCGCCCCTGGCTCTGGCTGTGGCCATGATCACGGGAAGCGACGTACCGCCGCAATACAGAAGGTCGGAGACAAGGATGCGGCCGGCCGCTTCGCCGAGCGCCCTGCCGAGATCGCGCTCGACGCCGGCGTCCAGGTGCGCCACCAGCGTAGCCGACACGTTATCGACCCCGGCCTGCGCAAGCGACGTCGCGAACGCCGCGGGCACGCGCTCGAGCGCCAGCTCGCGAAGCCGGTCGAGCTTCGCGCTCGGGAAATGAAGTCCTGCTTCGACTTTCGACAGCGGAAGGCGGTTGCGCTCCGGCAGCGTCGTTCCTTCGCGAAAACGGCTGGCCGGATACTCGCACCAGTAATCCGCGTGGCGCGATCCGTCGGTGCCGACGACGACCGACAGGATCTCTCCGGCGCCCGAGCCCGCCTCCAGGATGGCGGCCGCACCCGCATCTGCCATTCCGCAAGTGAGCGCGGGGCTTCGCGAGTCGCGCGCGTTGAAGTGCGACGGTGTATCGGCCGCGGCGACCAGCACCCTTTGCATGGTGCCGGTGGCGACGAAGCGCCTGGCTGCATCGAGCGCCGCAAGAAAACCGGTGCACTGGGAACGAAGATCGAGGCCGCCGACGGTGCGGCAGCCGAGCGCAGCCTGCAGCAGGCAACCCGAGCCCGGGAAGAACATGTCCGGCGTATTGGTCGCAAAGACGATCAGGTCAATGTCCGACGCGGCAAGCGACCGCGACGCGAGCGCACGCATTGCGGCGCGTGCGGCCAGCGCCGTCGGCCCTTCGCCGTCCGGGCTTTCGCGCCTCTGGCGTGCCGCCGACCACTTGCGGACGACGGCAACATCGAGACCGGTCTCGGCGCCAAGCTCGTCGTCGCCGACGATCCGACTGGCGGGCTCCGCTTCGATGGCCGTGATCGCGACGCTTCGCATCGTTGGAATTTTCCTCCGCCTC is part of the Candidatus Binatia bacterium genome and harbors:
- a CDS encoding dihydroorotate dehydrogenase, which codes for MTVDLSTKVGALELATAVIAASGTFGYGIEYDGLVEWPLIGAVSVKGLSAEPSKGHASPRMVETPGGMLNAIGLQNIGAAAFLRDKLPKLRTLGPRVIANCWGNTTADFERVVDVLGSADGIDALELNLSCPHKHEWGGVLAADPKTTAEVISAVRRRTRRPLWVKLSPNVTDITEIARVAEGEGADALTLINTLRGLAIDIETRRPSLANGSGGLSGPAIKPVALYMVWQTARAVGIPVVGAGGIRSGRDAVEFLMAGARAVEVGTASLYDPDAVARIAREIGDVVAGLGESSVTSIIGTLNA
- the ispD gene encoding 2-C-methyl-D-erythritol 4-phosphate cytidylyltransferase, producing the protein MDVTLLIPAAGSGSRLGRDVPKALVDVGGSALLVRTLERLAAATSFLETIVMAPPEAIERFREALGGLPQSLGTLRVLAGGRTRQESVAIGVAAVDPRCEIVCVHDAARPLVDPLTVAQVLEAAHAAGAATAASRPCDSVRQETGGGGTVAIDRATLWLVETPQAFSRELLASSHARATRSGELYTDDASLVEAAGTPVRIVSSLGRNLKVTIETDLVLASELLRRTDPRAGAGRR
- a CDS encoding 3-oxoacyl-[acyl-carrier-protein] synthase III C-terminal domain-containing protein; translated protein: MRSVAITAIEAEPASRIVGDDELGAETGLDVAVVRKWSAARQRRESPDGEGPTALAARAAMRALASRSLAASDIDLIVFATNTPDMFFPGSGCLLQAALGCRTVGGLDLRSQCTGFLAALDAARRFVATGTMQRVLVAAADTPSHFNARDSRSPALTCGMADAGAAAILEAGSGAGEILSVVVGTDGSRHADYWCEYPASRFREGTTLPERNRLPLSKVEAGLHFPSAKLDRLRELALERVPAAFATSLAQAGVDNVSATLVAHLDAGVERDLGRALGEAAGRILVSDLLYCGGTSLPVIMATARARGDLRSGDMVAMVTSGSGASWGSAVVRVP
- a CDS encoding beta-ketoacyl-ACP synthase III, encoding MSTTSQPAARSHILAAGFEVPKTVVTNDELSQILDTNDAWIQQRSGIRERHYVDDDQGSAPLAEKAARTAIARAGIEVGDIDLILCGSLSPDVDFPGNAAFVQQRLGLAGRPAFDVRNQCSGFLYMLSIADQYVRTGGARYVLVIGSEVHSSGLEFADRSRHVTVLFGDGAGAVVVGPSPSPDRGLLTINLHCEGSFAEKLCLLGPGSLHKPRLAKDWTPADIYGWPQMDGKFVFRHAITRMTESIEEALAAVGKTKEDISIVIPHQANLRINQLVAMGLGFGDDRMVNNIDRYGNTTAATIPILLSETLEAGRIREGDLVCLAAFGAGFTWASALYRW
- a CDS encoding CarD family transcriptional regulator; this encodes MEYKVGDKVVYPAHGVGVIEEVETRTVSGASAIFYSLRILDSDMKILIPTGKCKSVGLRRVIGKDMVTKVYKVLREKRVTVDQATWNRRYREYTEKIKTGSVLEIAEVLRDLFMLKGDKELSFGERKMLDTARNLLVKELAIAKSNTEENIMEELKTIFGH